A genomic segment from Syntrophotalea acetylenivorans encodes:
- the nifD gene encoding nitrogenase molybdenum-iron protein alpha chain: MEKTNKKNPLEGITKEKTQELVEKTLDLYTEKARAKRAPHMSANDPEDSGCAIRSNRKTVPGVMSARGCAYAGAKGVVWGPIRDMVHVSHGPIGCGYYSWGTRRNLVDGTMGVDVFSAMQFTSDFQERDIVYGGDEKLRKICDEAKELFPLTKGISILSECPVGLIGDDINAVAKNAAKDLEIPVVPCNCEGFRGVSQSLGHHISNDTIRDHIIGTREFAEPIGDYDIALIGDYNIGGDAWASKKILEEMGLNVKAIWTGDGQIEHIAATHQVKLNLIHCYRSMNYMAKVMEEKYGIPWMEFNFFGPTQIAKSLREIAAQFDDKIKENAEKVIAKYTEPMQKVIDEYRPRLEGKTVMVFVGGLRPRHTIGAYEDLGMKVIASGYEFAHTDDYDRTYPEMDKGTLVFDDASEIELEKWVEAMRPDLVASGVKEKYVFQKAGVPFRQMHSWDYSGPYHAYDGFPIFARDIDMAINSPTWGLVKAPF; the protein is encoded by the coding sequence ATGGAAAAAACTAATAAAAAGAACCCCTTAGAGGGGATCACTAAGGAAAAGACGCAGGAATTGGTGGAGAAAACCCTCGACCTTTACACAGAAAAAGCCCGCGCAAAGCGTGCGCCCCATATGTCCGCCAACGATCCGGAAGATTCCGGCTGCGCGATTCGCTCCAACCGTAAGACCGTGCCCGGGGTCATGAGTGCCCGCGGCTGCGCCTATGCCGGTGCCAAAGGGGTGGTTTGGGGTCCGATACGCGACATGGTTCACGTCTCCCACGGTCCTATCGGCTGCGGTTACTACAGCTGGGGTACCCGCCGTAACCTGGTTGACGGCACTATGGGCGTTGACGTCTTTAGCGCCATGCAGTTTACCTCCGATTTCCAGGAGCGGGATATCGTCTATGGCGGCGACGAGAAGCTTAGGAAGATCTGTGACGAAGCCAAGGAACTGTTCCCCTTGACCAAGGGCATCTCGATTCTTTCTGAGTGTCCGGTCGGCCTCATCGGTGACGACATCAACGCCGTGGCCAAGAATGCTGCCAAGGATCTGGAGATTCCGGTGGTGCCCTGTAACTGCGAAGGTTTCCGCGGCGTCAGCCAGTCTCTTGGCCATCACATCTCAAACGACACCATCCGCGACCACATCATCGGCACCCGCGAGTTTGCCGAACCGATCGGTGACTACGACATCGCCCTGATCGGTGACTACAATATCGGCGGTGACGCCTGGGCCTCGAAAAAAATCCTTGAGGAAATGGGGCTTAACGTCAAGGCCATTTGGACCGGCGACGGCCAGATCGAGCATATCGCCGCCACCCATCAGGTAAAACTCAACCTCATCCACTGCTATCGGTCCATGAACTACATGGCCAAGGTTATGGAAGAGAAATACGGTATCCCCTGGATGGAATTCAACTTCTTCGGCCCGACTCAGATCGCCAAGAGTTTGCGGGAAATCGCGGCTCAGTTCGATGACAAGATCAAGGAGAACGCCGAGAAGGTTATCGCCAAGTACACCGAGCCAATGCAGAAGGTCATTGATGAGTATCGTCCCCGCCTCGAAGGCAAGACCGTCATGGTCTTCGTCGGCGGCCTGCGACCCCGTCATACCATCGGCGCCTACGAGGATCTCGGCATGAAGGTCATCGCTTCCGGTTACGAATTCGCCCATACCGATGACTACGATCGGACTTATCCGGAAATGGACAAGGGCACCCTGGTGTTTGACGATGCTTCCGAGATCGAACTGGAGAAGTGGGTTGAGGCCATGCGCCCCGACCTGGTCGCCAGTGGTGTTAAGGAAAAGTATGTCTTCCAGAAGGCCGGCGTTCCTTTCCGCCAGATGCACAGCTGGGATTACTCCGGCCCTTACCATGCCTACGACGGTTTCCCCATCTTCGCTCGGGATATCGATATGGCCATCAACAGCCCGACCTGGGGTTTGGTCAAGGCACCCTTTTAA
- the modC gene encoding molybdenum ABC transporter ATP-binding protein, with translation MHLDVDLHMRLGSFEFAAAFSVEGRRTGIFGPSGSGKSTLVNLLAGLLPPDEGLIRLDGRVLHDSRSQISLPPEQRRVAVVFQHAHLFPHLNVRRNLLYGHRRLPLQRRKLALADVASALDIEHLLSRSVAALSGGERQRIALGRALLAAPDLLILDEPLSALDHGLKEQIIPFLRKTLRRFDIPYLYISHSLSEMRLLTDRVLVFKNGRLKTTSDAESMARERLAHCESGYLNHLQLGASREVGDLLAYRWGTTELIVSSKESSGSGLFGLASKDILLFKRHPQALSARNLLEATLVELIPCNGNVGVVLDCGGQRLVAQVVREAAAELELKEGGKVFAAIKAAAFRRLL, from the coding sequence ATGCACCTGGATGTCGATCTACATATGCGGTTGGGCTCTTTTGAGTTCGCCGCCGCCTTCTCTGTCGAAGGGCGCCGCACCGGGATTTTCGGTCCTTCCGGTAGCGGCAAGTCGACTTTGGTCAACTTGCTGGCCGGATTGCTGCCGCCCGACGAGGGGTTGATTCGACTGGACGGGCGTGTTTTACACGACAGCCGCAGCCAAATCAGTCTGCCGCCAGAGCAGCGCCGGGTCGCAGTGGTGTTTCAACACGCTCATCTCTTTCCCCATCTCAATGTGCGGCGTAATTTGCTCTACGGTCATCGACGCTTGCCTCTGCAACGCCGCAAGTTGGCTCTTGCCGATGTCGCCAGTGCCCTGGATATCGAACATCTGCTTTCCCGTAGCGTTGCGGCCCTATCCGGTGGTGAGCGGCAGCGAATTGCCCTGGGCCGGGCCCTGCTGGCTGCTCCGGACTTATTGATTCTGGACGAACCTCTGAGTGCTCTAGATCACGGTCTTAAAGAACAGATCATCCCTTTTTTGCGCAAGACCCTGCGTCGCTTTGATATTCCTTATCTCTATATCTCCCATTCTCTGAGTGAGATGCGGTTGCTGACGGATCGAGTGCTGGTCTTTAAAAATGGCCGACTCAAGACCACCAGCGATGCGGAGAGTATGGCCAGAGAGCGCCTGGCCCATTGCGAATCGGGCTATCTCAATCATCTGCAATTAGGGGCTTCGCGAGAGGTTGGCGATCTACTGGCCTACCGTTGGGGAACTACCGAGCTGATCGTATCGAGCAAGGAATCGAGCGGCTCCGGACTGTTTGGGCTGGCAAGCAAGGATATTCTGTTATTCAAGCGTCATCCTCAGGCTTTATCGGCGCGCAACCTGTTGGAGGCGACCCTGGTCGAGCTGATTCCCTGTAACGGGAACGTCGGCGTGGTGCTCGACTGTGGCGGCCAGCGACTGGTAGCCCAGGTGGTACGGGAAGCCGCAGCGGAATTGGAACTAAAGGAAGGGGGCAAGGTTTTTGCCGCGATTAAAGCGGCAGCTTTTAGACGGCTGTTGTGA
- the nifK gene encoding nitrogenase molybdenum-iron protein subunit beta: MSEQCAVKKVTEITTEEVERIKEWINTEEYKEKNMAREGLVINPAHACQPLGAQLVAHGFEGTLPFVHGSQGCASYYRSAFNRHFREPAPAVSDAMTEDGAVFGGQNNLFEGLENAYTLYHPKMIAVFTSCMPEVIGDDLTAFIQNARNEGHIPADFPVPYANTPSFNGTHIHGYDPMLKSILNTLGGDKKVEGKDNGSLNLIPGFDACTGNYREYKRYMKAFDIPCTLMADISDSFDSPLTGTYNPYPGGTPLEDAADALNAHATIALQQYSTKETMKWFSANTDAPVETLPMPIGVKKTDELLMKISELFDKPVPQELIDERGRAVDAMTDAHQYLHNKKFAIYGDPDWLLGVVSFLLEMGARPYHILCSRSNKKFKKTMQELLDTSPYGADCNIWINKDLWHLRSLCATDPVDALIGDAHGKFITRDLGIPLIRAGFPIMDRVNLHRYPTIGYQGAINLLTWIANTFLDQVDVTCEDRNFEMMR, from the coding sequence ATGAGTGAACAGTGCGCAGTAAAAAAAGTTACCGAGATCACCACTGAAGAGGTGGAACGGATCAAGGAATGGATCAACACCGAAGAATATAAAGAGAAGAACATGGCCCGCGAAGGGCTGGTTATCAACCCGGCCCATGCTTGTCAGCCTTTAGGTGCCCAGCTGGTCGCCCACGGTTTCGAAGGCACTCTGCCCTTCGTCCACGGTTCTCAGGGTTGCGCGTCCTACTACCGCAGTGCCTTCAACCGTCACTTCCGCGAGCCGGCTCCGGCCGTTTCCGATGCCATGACCGAAGACGGCGCGGTGTTCGGCGGCCAGAACAACCTTTTCGAAGGGCTGGAAAACGCCTACACCCTGTACCATCCGAAGATGATCGCGGTCTTCACCTCCTGCATGCCGGAGGTTATCGGCGACGACCTGACCGCCTTTATCCAGAATGCCCGTAATGAAGGACATATCCCCGCGGATTTCCCGGTGCCTTACGCCAACACCCCGAGCTTCAACGGCACCCATATTCACGGTTACGACCCGATGCTCAAGTCGATTCTCAATACCCTGGGTGGTGACAAGAAGGTCGAGGGCAAGGACAACGGCAGTCTTAACCTGATTCCCGGTTTCGACGCCTGCACCGGCAACTACCGAGAGTACAAGCGCTACATGAAGGCCTTTGATATCCCCTGCACCCTGATGGCGGACATCTCCGACTCCTTCGACTCGCCTCTGACCGGTACTTATAATCCTTATCCGGGCGGTACTCCGCTGGAAGATGCGGCCGACGCCCTGAATGCTCACGCCACCATCGCTTTGCAGCAGTACTCCACCAAGGAGACTATGAAGTGGTTCAGCGCCAATACCGATGCACCGGTGGAAACCCTGCCTATGCCTATCGGTGTTAAGAAGACCGATGAACTGCTGATGAAGATCTCCGAGCTGTTCGACAAGCCGGTACCCCAGGAACTCATAGACGAGCGCGGCCGGGCGGTTGATGCCATGACAGATGCTCATCAGTATCTGCACAACAAGAAGTTCGCCATCTACGGTGACCCCGACTGGCTGCTTGGCGTCGTCTCTTTCTTGCTGGAGATGGGCGCTCGTCCTTACCACATCCTCTGCAGCCGCTCGAACAAGAAGTTCAAAAAGACGATGCAGGAGCTGCTCGATACCTCTCCCTACGGTGCCGATTGCAACATCTGGATCAACAAGGACCTGTGGCATCTGCGCAGCCTGTGTGCCACCGACCCCGTCGATGCCCTGATCGGAGACGCCCACGGCAAGTTTATCACCCGCGATCTCGGTATTCCTCTGATCCGGGCCGGTTTCCCGATCATGGACCGGGTCAACCTGCATCGTTATCCGACCATCGGCTACCAGGGGGCTATTAACCTGCTGACCTGGATCGCCAACACCTTCCTCGACCAGGTCGATGTAACCTGCGAGGATCGTAATTTCGAAATGATGCGCTAA
- a CDS encoding radical SAM protein has protein sequence MSASSCSRSSNQAGHPNNQSGHPCFGGDHQKAGRIHLPVAPGCNIKCGFCERKFDCANENRPGVTSRVLSPTEALDRLRLVMSHPVGGKNMRVVGIAGPGDPLANENTFETFRLVKKHFPHLMLCLSTNGMLLPERIDELKELGVHSVTVTINALTPEVGAKVYEWVRADGQRYNGEAGAKLLLARQMAGVEAAVAADMLVKINTVYIPGINDHETLPLAVAVRKLGASMMNILPLIPQGIFHDRERPTDLVMDLVRNQAESILTQARHCGQCRADAAGLIGEDIDLCSLKKPSEVSGRLTCTG, from the coding sequence ATGTCAGCAAGCAGTTGCTCCCGTTCCAGCAATCAGGCAGGTCACCCCAACAATCAGTCGGGCCATCCCTGCTTTGGAGGTGATCATCAGAAGGCAGGCCGTATTCATCTGCCTGTAGCGCCCGGCTGCAATATCAAGTGCGGCTTCTGCGAGCGTAAGTTCGATTGCGCTAACGAAAATCGTCCAGGTGTTACCAGTCGTGTGCTGTCTCCGACCGAAGCCCTTGATCGACTGCGGCTGGTCATGAGCCACCCTGTCGGAGGCAAAAACATGCGAGTTGTGGGGATTGCCGGCCCCGGCGATCCACTGGCCAACGAGAATACTTTTGAGACTTTTCGTCTGGTGAAAAAGCACTTTCCGCATTTAATGCTGTGCCTGTCCACCAACGGCATGCTGCTGCCTGAGCGCATCGACGAACTCAAGGAACTAGGAGTGCATAGCGTTACAGTAACTATCAATGCCTTGACTCCGGAGGTAGGCGCCAAGGTTTACGAGTGGGTGCGGGCGGATGGTCAGCGCTATAACGGCGAAGCTGGCGCCAAGCTTCTCCTCGCGCGGCAGATGGCAGGGGTTGAAGCGGCGGTGGCCGCCGACATGCTGGTCAAGATAAATACCGTCTACATCCCCGGAATCAACGACCACGAAACCCTGCCGTTGGCGGTGGCGGTCCGCAAACTGGGCGCCAGCATGATGAATATTCTGCCGTTAATTCCCCAGGGGATATTCCATGACCGGGAGCGTCCTACGGATTTGGTCATGGATTTGGTGCGCAACCAGGCGGAATCAATTTTGACTCAGGCCCGCCACTGTGGCCAGTGCCGCGCCGATGCAGCTGGGCTGATTGGTGAGGATATTGATCTGTGTTCTTTGAAGAAGCCATCGGAAGTTTCCGGACGTCTGACCTGCACCGGTTAA
- the fdxB gene encoding ferredoxin III, nif-specific, translated as MAYYTAKTKDGSEWTPTFAESIDEEKCIGCGRCYKACSRKVLGFKEIDEEDSARMFMFVENDGNCIGCAACGVTCPKKAFSFKPLEA; from the coding sequence ATGGCTTATTACACCGCTAAAACCAAAGACGGCAGTGAATGGACCCCGACCTTCGCCGAGTCCATCGACGAAGAAAAATGTATCGGCTGCGGACGCTGTTACAAGGCCTGCTCACGCAAGGTCCTTGGCTTCAAGGAAATTGACGAAGAGGATTCAGCGCGCATGTTCATGTTTGTAGAGAATGACGGAAACTGTATCGGTTGCGCTGCCTGCGGCGTGACTTGTCCGAAAAAAGCTTTCTCTTTCAAACCCCTGGAAGCTTGA
- a CDS encoding NifB/NifX family molybdenum-iron cluster-binding protein, producing the protein MLIAVATSSGQEVDLHFGKTSIFTLFDVTEQSVCRLNEVEVAQYCTSDPNHTEHEQRFSAIAKCLDGCRAVVCVQIGDLPRMSLAEAGIQAFTAQGPVEDALHNAFVLLSAGGC; encoded by the coding sequence ATGCTTATCGCCGTTGCCACCAGTTCAGGCCAGGAAGTCGATCTCCATTTTGGCAAGACCTCGATCTTCACCCTGTTCGATGTTACAGAACAGTCGGTCTGCCGTCTTAATGAGGTCGAGGTAGCGCAATATTGCACCAGCGACCCCAATCACACCGAACACGAGCAGCGTTTTTCCGCGATTGCAAAATGTCTCGATGGCTGTCGGGCTGTAGTCTGTGTGCAGATCGGTGATCTGCCGCGCATGTCCCTGGCCGAGGCAGGAATTCAGGCCTTTACCGCTCAGGGCCCGGTGGAAGATGCGTTGCACAACGCTTTTGTATTGCTTTCCGCGGGGGGATGTTGA
- a CDS encoding ABC transporter substrate-binding protein, protein MIQSIHLDMKIADLVNRWPETRPVFAAHGLEALTSEEGMRVLAPFLTLGTALRSRGVAVQSFIRLLNEAIAEEEVCEAPGLIDYQSQGDLTLLALMPCGIKVPFAKAISTFLTDLRKAGGPAITYAVEGNLNQELSYYSYVSTIERIEELPDIVVSADFNSFYHQSFYKRFVEAGNFIDVAETLPTTSYEKAGILDPEHQYSILGVNPLVMVADLDKTGDRPLPACWDDLLAEHWEGEVTLRGNKDFFCHAVLLPIYREHGAEGLLKLARNVCDGLHPAQMVKAIDSAQGGALYVMPEFFAHRVKHQERIRIIWPADGALASPVTLMVKKDRVAELQPVLDYLTGKELGKVLVGARFPTPHADLPGELQEKPLKWIGWEFIRANDLAVVNAAIDDVFMPAVKGVVS, encoded by the coding sequence ATGATCCAATCGATACACCTTGATATGAAAATCGCTGATTTAGTCAACCGCTGGCCGGAGACCAGGCCGGTATTTGCTGCCCACGGGCTGGAAGCGTTGACTAGCGAGGAAGGCATGCGGGTGCTGGCCCCCTTTCTTACTCTTGGGACTGCTTTGCGCAGTCGGGGGGTCGCCGTCCAGTCTTTTATACGCCTGCTTAACGAAGCCATAGCCGAGGAAGAGGTGTGTGAGGCGCCCGGCCTGATCGATTACCAGAGCCAGGGGGATTTAACCCTTCTGGCGCTGATGCCCTGCGGCATCAAGGTACCTTTTGCCAAGGCGATCAGCACTTTTCTCACTGACTTGCGCAAGGCCGGCGGCCCCGCCATCACCTATGCCGTCGAGGGCAATCTCAACCAGGAGCTTTCCTATTATTCTTATGTCAGTACCATTGAGCGCATCGAAGAATTGCCCGACATCGTCGTTTCCGCCGATTTTAATTCCTTCTATCACCAGAGTTTTTACAAGCGCTTTGTCGAGGCTGGAAATTTCATCGATGTGGCCGAGACTCTGCCGACCACCTCTTATGAAAAAGCGGGTATCCTCGATCCCGAACACCAGTATTCGATCCTTGGTGTCAATCCGCTGGTGATGGTCGCCGATCTCGACAAGACTGGCGACCGACCGCTGCCCGCCTGCTGGGACGATCTGCTCGCAGAGCACTGGGAGGGGGAGGTGACCCTGCGTGGTAACAAGGATTTCTTCTGCCATGCGGTGCTGCTGCCCATCTACCGGGAACACGGTGCCGAGGGGCTTCTCAAGCTGGCGCGCAATGTGTGCGATGGATTGCATCCGGCGCAGATGGTCAAGGCCATCGACAGCGCTCAAGGCGGCGCCCTCTACGTGATGCCCGAATTTTTCGCCCACCGGGTAAAGCATCAGGAACGGATTCGTATCATCTGGCCCGCAGATGGCGCCCTGGCCAGCCCGGTGACCCTGATGGTGAAAAAAGATAGGGTTGCCGAACTGCAGCCTGTGCTCGACTACCTGACCGGCAAGGAGCTCGGCAAGGTACTGGTCGGAGCCCGTTTTCCCACCCCTCACGCCGACCTTCCCGGCGAGTTACAGGAAAAGCCCCTCAAGTGGATCGGCTGGGAATTCATCCGGGCCAACGATCTGGCCGTTGTCAATGCCGCCATCGACGATGTGTTCATGCCGGCGGTTAAGGGAGTTGTTTCATGA
- a CDS encoding GTP-binding protein, protein MKLVTVAGPPSSGKTSVVLRVAESLVAEGLRIGIIKFDCLSSEDEHRYARAGLPVKTGLAGGLCPDHFFIANIEQGLQWGIRSGFDLLISESAGLCNRCSPHIDEVLAVCVVDNLSGMHTPRKIGPMLKTADVAVITKGDIVSQAEREVFAFRVRQVNPKAAVLPVNGLTGQGSLLLQRHIKGARPFGTLEGKRLRFSMPAALCSYCLGETRIGPDCQIGNIKTMDFS, encoded by the coding sequence ATGAAACTGGTCACCGTGGCCGGGCCGCCATCGAGCGGTAAGACCTCGGTGGTGTTGCGGGTCGCCGAGAGTTTGGTCGCCGAGGGCTTGCGTATCGGTATTATCAAGTTCGACTGCCTGTCCAGCGAGGATGAGCATCGTTATGCCCGGGCCGGTCTGCCGGTCAAGACCGGCCTTGCCGGTGGTCTCTGCCCTGATCATTTTTTTATCGCCAATATCGAACAAGGCCTGCAGTGGGGAATCCGCAGCGGGTTCGATCTGCTGATCAGCGAAAGCGCCGGTCTGTGCAACCGCTGTTCACCCCATATCGACGAGGTGCTGGCCGTGTGCGTGGTGGACAACCTCAGCGGTATGCACACCCCGCGCAAGATCGGACCGATGCTCAAGACCGCCGATGTGGCGGTGATCACCAAGGGAGACATCGTTTCTCAGGCCGAGCGGGAGGTGTTCGCCTTTCGTGTGCGACAGGTCAACCCCAAGGCCGCGGTGCTGCCGGTCAACGGTCTCACCGGTCAGGGCAGCCTGCTGCTGCAGCGGCACATCAAGGGAGCGCGGCCTTTCGGTACCCTGGAAGGCAAGCGGCTGCGTTTCTCCATGCCGGCCGCCCTCTGTTCCTATTGCCTGGGCGAAACCCGCATCGGTCCCGATTGTCAGATCGGCAACATCAAGACGATGGATTTCTCATGA
- the nifX gene encoding nitrogen fixation protein NifX, which produces MKVAFASSDNNHIDQHFGWAEKFAIWDVQMDQARFAGMVQVQPDGADSEDKIAARLGALSDCAIVYVTQIGGPAAAKLVANKIHPIKSKGEGEETIQEVVEKLQQVLQGNPPPWLRKAMLKDERPT; this is translated from the coding sequence ATGAAAGTAGCCTTCGCCAGCAGCGACAATAATCACATCGACCAGCATTTCGGCTGGGCGGAAAAATTTGCCATCTGGGATGTGCAGATGGACCAGGCACGTTTTGCCGGTATGGTGCAGGTACAACCAGACGGAGCCGATTCAGAAGACAAGATCGCGGCTCGGCTTGGCGCTTTGAGCGACTGTGCCATCGTTTATGTTACTCAGATAGGCGGGCCGGCGGCCGCCAAATTGGTGGCGAATAAGATCCATCCGATCAAGAGTAAGGGCGAGGGCGAAGAGACAATTCAGGAGGTGGTTGAGAAACTGCAGCAGGTATTGCAGGGCAATCCTCCCCCCTGGCTGCGCAAGGCCATGCTCAAAGATGAGCGGCCTACGTAA
- the modA gene encoding molybdate ABC transporter substrate-binding protein yields the protein MDIRNITTRFLLLLLLLFPSTLWAGELRLSVAGSMIDVIKEVGAAFTEKHPEARLLSNFASSGALAKQLTAGAPADVYISANPKWMDYVVAQGIVPAATVGTLAYNRMVLVGRPNLSIGAMSDLNGLARIALGSPKSVPAGRYAQQALAKAGLYQSLLAEGKLIMAKDVRQALLYADRGEVDVAFVYATDALLAGQAKILLEVPAELYPRVSYPMGLTVAGADKEEALAFMEFLKGKVAKEIFVRHGFVVEE from the coding sequence ATGGATATCCGTAACATAACAACCCGTTTTCTTCTTCTACTGCTTTTGCTGTTTCCTTCGACTCTGTGGGCGGGCGAGTTGCGGCTTTCTGTTGCCGGCAGCATGATCGATGTGATCAAAGAAGTTGGAGCGGCATTTACCGAAAAGCACCCGGAAGCCCGACTGTTGTCCAATTTTGCTTCCTCTGGAGCGTTGGCCAAGCAGCTTACTGCAGGAGCACCCGCCGATGTCTATATTTCTGCGAATCCCAAGTGGATGGATTACGTGGTGGCTCAGGGCATCGTTCCGGCTGCCACGGTCGGTACCCTGGCTTACAATCGAATGGTGCTGGTGGGGCGTCCCAATCTCTCCATCGGTGCAATGAGTGATTTGAACGGGTTAGCGCGTATTGCGCTCGGCAGCCCGAAGAGTGTGCCGGCCGGCCGTTATGCCCAGCAGGCGCTTGCCAAGGCCGGACTCTATCAGTCGCTGCTGGCCGAGGGCAAGCTGATCATGGCCAAGGATGTACGCCAGGCGCTGCTTTATGCCGACCGCGGCGAGGTTGATGTCGCCTTTGTTTATGCTACCGACGCATTGTTGGCAGGGCAGGCGAAGATTCTGCTGGAGGTGCCGGCGGAGCTCTATCCGCGGGTGAGTTATCCGATGGGGTTGACGGTTGCCGGGGCGGACAAGGAAGAGGCGCTTGCTTTTATGGAGTTTTTAAAAGGCAAGGTAGCTAAAGAGATTTTTGTACGGCATGGGTTTGTTGTGGAGGAATAA
- the nifH gene encoding nitrogenase iron protein codes for MRQLAIYGKGGIGKSTTTQNTVAGLASLGKKIMIVGCDPKADSTRLILHAKAQETVMDKVRELGTVEDLELEDVLRNGYGDVKCVESGGPEPGVGCAGRGVITAINFLEEEGAYTPDLDFVFYDVLGDVVCGGFAMPIRENKAQEIYIVVSGEMMAMYAANNICKGIVKYASSGSVRLGGLICNSRNTDKESELIEALAAKLGTQMIHFVPRDNQVQRAELRRMTVIEYSPEHKQAQEYRDLARKISENEMFVVPTPLSMDELEDLLLEFGIMEEEDETIVGKAEGA; via the coding sequence CTACCACTCAGAATACCGTTGCTGGTCTGGCCTCCTTGGGTAAGAAAATCATGATCGTCGGATGTGACCCCAAGGCCGACTCTACCCGCCTGATCCTCCACGCTAAGGCTCAGGAAACAGTAATGGACAAGGTACGCGAACTCGGTACCGTCGAGGACCTGGAGCTGGAAGATGTGTTGAGAAACGGTTACGGCGACGTTAAATGTGTTGAGTCCGGTGGTCCCGAGCCGGGTGTCGGTTGTGCCGGCCGCGGTGTTATCACTGCCATCAACTTCCTTGAGGAAGAGGGCGCTTACACTCCGGACCTCGATTTTGTCTTCTACGATGTTCTCGGTGACGTGGTCTGCGGCGGTTTCGCCATGCCGATCCGCGAAAACAAGGCCCAGGAAATCTACATCGTTGTTTCCGGCGAGATGATGGCCATGTACGCCGCCAACAACATCTGCAAAGGTATCGTCAAGTATGCCTCTTCGGGCAGCGTTCGACTCGGCGGCCTGATCTGTAACTCCCGTAACACCGACAAAGAATCCGAACTGATCGAAGCTCTGGCCGCCAAGCTCGGCACTCAAATGATCCATTTCGTGCCTCGCGACAATCAGGTACAGCGTGCCGAACTGCGGCGCATGACCGTTATCGAGTACTCCCCCGAGCATAAGCAGGCTCAGGAATATCGGGACCTGGCCCGTAAAATCAGTGAAAACGAAATGTTTGTCGTCCCCACCCCCCTGAGCATGGACGAATTGGAAGACCTTCTCCTCGAATTCGGCATCATGGAGGAAGAGGACGAGACCATCGTCGGCAAGGCCGAAGGCGCATAA
- the modB gene encoding molybdate ABC transporter permease subunit, whose product MLDFSPSDLQALWLSARVATVATLVALPVGFGLAWLLVFSRLPGKPLLDGFINLPLVLPPVVVGYLLLLLLGRQAWLGALLDNLGIQIVFTWKAAVVASALIGLPLMVRAIRLGMEQIDPHLLHASRTLGAAWHDTLLTVVLPLSLPSMLAGATLAFARSLGEFGATIILAGNIPGVTQTIPLAIFDYSNSPGGETRALALCLVAIVLSYVVLLFSEMALRHFRYGRVRRDCCSGQ is encoded by the coding sequence ATGCTCGATTTCTCCCCCAGCGATCTCCAAGCCCTATGGCTGTCTGCCCGGGTAGCCACCGTCGCCACTCTGGTCGCCCTGCCGGTCGGCTTCGGCCTCGCCTGGCTGCTGGTCTTCAGCCGCCTGCCGGGCAAGCCGCTGCTCGATGGCTTTATCAACCTGCCACTTGTGCTGCCGCCGGTGGTGGTCGGCTATCTGCTGCTTTTGCTTCTCGGCCGTCAGGCTTGGCTCGGTGCCCTACTCGACAACCTTGGGATCCAGATCGTCTTTACCTGGAAGGCGGCGGTAGTCGCCTCAGCGCTTATCGGCCTGCCGTTGATGGTGCGGGCCATTCGTCTTGGCATGGAGCAAATCGATCCCCATTTGCTACATGCCTCTCGCACTCTTGGAGCCGCCTGGCACGACACCCTGCTGACCGTCGTGCTGCCTCTGTCCTTGCCGTCGATGCTGGCTGGCGCGACCTTGGCCTTTGCCCGCAGTCTCGGTGAATTTGGCGCGACTATCATTCTGGCAGGCAATATTCCCGGCGTGACCCAGACCATTCCCCTGGCGATCTTCGACTATTCCAATTCACCGGGAGGCGAGACCCGTGCCCTGGCCCTGTGTCTGGTGGCTATCGTCCTGTCCTATGTGGTGTTGCTGTTCAGCGAGATGGCCTTACGTCATTTTCGTTACGGGCGGGTCCGCAGGGATTGCTGTTCCGGGCAGTGA